In Ptychodera flava strain L36383 chromosome 17, AS_Pfla_20210202, whole genome shotgun sequence, one genomic interval encodes:
- the LOC139115192 gene encoding sodium-coupled monocarboxylate transporter 1-like yields MVRKDLPTFSIADYVVFGGMLAISMGIGVFHACTGGKQKTSGEFLMADRNMQPWPVAMSLVASFMSAITVLGTPAEHYLFGTMFSLFGITYTLVMIITAELFMPSYYKLGITSAYEYLEIRFKSKLVRILGCATFLVQMVIYMGIAIYAPSLALNAVTGVDLWGSILICGIVCTFYTTIGGMKAVLWTDTFQLLVMISGFLAVIIQASIELGGWTNIMRICNEGGRIEFLNFSVDPRTRHSVFSVIVGGIFTWVAIYGVNQSQVQRYLTCKTYRDAKIAIYLNIPGLALVLALAACCGLSMYAYYKNCDPLTAGYVAAADQLMPFFVMDLLGFLPGLPGVFVSCMFSAALSTISSGLNSLAAVTGEDIIRQIWPSMNETKYTVITKCLALVYGCLSVFMAYVASNLGSVLQAALSIFSLIGGPLLGLFSLGLFFPWANYIGAVVGLSVGMSMSLWMGFGAFIYPPAKPTLPLSVDGCPNITAPFENVTDISTSLSMASTASSYDLQSTTEMATTPQDSYPAIADLYALSYLYFGAVAWCIVIIVGIITSFITGAEKPEELDPRVIAPLADKCCCFLPKRWRRALYCGVRHHEIIEEEKDAAAEEVKIELMNSTSQTGEKDADQKQSKKEAPVYDANL; encoded by the exons ATGGTGCGGAAAGATCTTCCAACCTTTTCCATAGCAGACTACGTCGTCTTCGGGGGAATGTTGGCCATTTCGATGGGTATCGGCGTCTTTCACGCCTGCACTGGGGGGAAACAGAAGACGTCCGGAGAGTTCCTCATGGCTGACCGCAACATGCAGCCGTGGCCCGTCGCCATGTCCCTTGTAGCAAGCTTCATGTCAGCGATTACGGTCCTCGGCACACCAGCCGAACACTACCTATTCGGAACAATGTTTTCGCTGTTCGGTATAACGTACACGCTTGTGATGATTATCACCGCCGAGCTGTTCATGCCGTCTTACTACAAGCTAGGAATTACCAGTGCCTACGAG TATTTGGAAATTCGTTTCAAAAGCAAACTGGTGCGAATTCTGGGATGTGCAACTTTCCTGGTTCAGATG GTGATATATATGGGCATTGCCATTTATGCTCCTTCACTGGCACTGAATGCAG TAACTGGTGTCGATTTGTGGGGGTCTATCCTCATCTGTGGCATTGTATGCACCTTCTATACAACTATC GGAGGAATGAAAGCCGTACTGTGGACAGACACATTTCAGTTGTTGGTGATGATATCAGGGTTTCTGGCGGTCATCATACAGGCTTCCATTGAACTTGGAGGATGGACAAATATCATGAGAATCTGCAACGAGGGAGGAAGAATCGAGTTCTTAAA TTTTAGTGTGGATCCTAGGACAAGACACTCTGTCTTCAGTGTAATCGTTGGTGGAATCTTCACATGGGTTGCAATCTACGGAGTCAACCAATCGCAGGTCCAGCGTTACTTAACCTGCAAGACATACAGAGACGCCAAAAT AGCAATCTATCTTAATATTCCCGGACTAGCTTTAGTGCTTGCATTGGCAGCCTGCTGTGGTCTATCCATGTATGCATACTATAAGAATTGTGATCCATTGACAGCAGGATATGTTGCAGCTGCAGACCAG CTGATGCCGTTTTTCGTCATGGATCTTCTCGGCTTCCTGCCTGGATTACCCGGCGTGTTTGTCTCCTGTATGTTCAGTGCTGCTCTGAG CACAATCTCATCGGGATTGAACTCGCTGGCTGCTGTAACCGGTGAAGACATCATCAGACAGATCTGGCCAAGCATGAATGAAACAAAATACACCGTCATCACAAAATGTCTGG CATTGGTGTATGGCTGCCTGAGTGTTTTTATGGCATACGTAGCATCAAATCTGGGATCAGTGCTTCAG GCTGCTTTGAGTATCTTCAGTTTGATAGGGGGACCACTTCTTGGTCTCTTCTCTCTTGGACTGTTTTTCCCATGGGCAAACTACATT GGAGCAGTTGTTGGTCTATCTGTTGGTATGTCTATGTCATTGTGGATGGGCTTTGGTGCCTTCATTTACCCTCCGGCAAAGCCAACTCTTCCATTGTCCGTAGATGGCTGTCCTAATATCACGGCTccatttgaaaatgtcaccGACATATCCACGTCCTTGTCCATGGCAAGCACAGCTTCTAGCTATGACTTGCAGTCAACAACAGAAATGGCTACTACTCCCCAAGATTCCTA CCCAGCTATTGCTGACCTGTATGCTCTATCGTATCTTTACTTTGGTGCTGTGGCCTGGTGTATTGTGATTATTGTGGGCATTATCACAAGTTTTATCACTG GAGCTGAAAAGCCAGAGGAACTTGACCCCAGAGTGATAGCTCCACTTGCTGACAAGTGTTGCTGTTTTCTTCCAAAGAGATGGAGGAGAGCCCTCTACTGTGGGGTTAGACACCATGAAATTATCGAG GAGGAGAAAGATGCCGCAGCTGAAGAGGTCAAAATTGAACTGATGAACAGTACTTCCCAGACTGGTGAGAAAGATGCTGACCAAAAGCAAAGCAAGAAGGAGGCCCCTGTGTATGATGCAAACTTATAG